The following are encoded in a window of Salinigranum halophilum genomic DNA:
- the ilvB gene encoding biosynthetic-type acetolactate synthase large subunit, which translates to MSERATPTPEADDSTPESTEAEEQPRADEQRAEERPVTTGASSVVRALENAGVEAAFGVQGGAIMPVYDALYDSSIRHVMMAHEQGASHAADAYGVVKGEPGVCLATSGPGATNLVTGLADANMDSDAVLALTGQVPSDMVGSDAFQETDTIGVTSPVTKHNYFAGDADTVGDTVGEAFALAGMGRPGPTLVDLPKDITQSETGREPGPARPPKTYNPQMEADEKDVKVAARAIENAEKPVLLFGGGVVKGNATETARAFAIDHGIPVVTTMPGIGTFPEDHDLCLSWAGMHGTGYANMAITHTDLLIAVGTRFDDRLTGGIDTFAPEAEVVHIDIDPAEISKNVHADYPLVGDAGRVLDQVDARMDHSPDAREWREQCQTWKEEYPMDYAAPSDEPIKPQFVVEAFDEATGDDTIVTTGVGQHQMWASQYWTYREPRTWVSSHGLGTMGYGLPAAIGARLAADQMGQEDRSVVCFDGDGSFLMTMQELSVAVRENMDITVAVLNNEYIGMVRQWQDAFYEGRRMAAEYNWCPEFDRLAEAFGARGWRVDDYDQVADAIEEALAYDGPSVIDFHVDPAENVYPMVASGAPNGQFALSEDQL; encoded by the coding sequence ATGAGCGAACGTGCGACACCGACACCCGAAGCGGACGACTCCACACCGGAGTCGACCGAAGCGGAGGAACAGCCACGAGCGGACGAACAGCGAGCCGAGGAACGACCGGTCACGACCGGTGCGTCCTCCGTCGTTCGCGCGCTCGAGAACGCGGGCGTCGAGGCGGCCTTCGGCGTCCAGGGCGGCGCGATTATGCCCGTCTACGACGCGCTGTACGACTCCTCGATCCGACACGTGATGATGGCCCACGAACAGGGCGCATCTCACGCGGCGGACGCGTACGGCGTCGTCAAGGGCGAGCCGGGCGTCTGTCTCGCCACGTCGGGGCCGGGTGCGACGAACCTCGTGACCGGCCTCGCCGACGCGAACATGGACTCCGACGCCGTGTTGGCGCTCACGGGCCAGGTGCCGAGCGACATGGTCGGCTCGGACGCCTTCCAAGAGACCGACACCATCGGCGTCACCTCGCCGGTCACGAAACACAACTACTTCGCGGGCGACGCGGACACCGTCGGCGACACCGTCGGCGAGGCGTTCGCCCTCGCGGGTATGGGCCGACCGGGACCGACGCTGGTCGACCTGCCGAAGGACATCACACAGAGCGAGACCGGGCGCGAGCCCGGGCCCGCGCGCCCGCCGAAGACGTACAACCCCCAGATGGAGGCGGACGAGAAGGACGTGAAGGTCGCGGCACGGGCCATCGAGAACGCCGAGAAGCCCGTGTTGCTGTTCGGCGGCGGCGTCGTCAAGGGCAACGCCACCGAGACGGCTCGGGCGTTCGCCATCGACCACGGCATCCCCGTGGTGACGACGATGCCCGGCATCGGAACCTTCCCCGAGGACCACGACCTCTGTCTGTCGTGGGCCGGGATGCACGGGACCGGCTACGCGAACATGGCCATCACCCACACCGACCTCCTCATCGCAGTCGGCACCCGGTTCGACGACCGGCTGACAGGCGGCATCGACACGTTCGCGCCCGAGGCGGAGGTGGTCCACATCGACATCGACCCCGCCGAGATTAGCAAGAACGTCCACGCGGACTACCCGCTCGTCGGTGACGCCGGCCGGGTGCTCGACCAGGTCGACGCGCGGATGGACCACTCGCCCGACGCGCGCGAGTGGCGCGAGCAGTGCCAGACGTGGAAAGAGGAGTATCCGATGGACTACGCAGCGCCGTCGGACGAACCCATCAAACCGCAGTTCGTCGTCGAAGCGTTCGACGAGGCCACCGGCGACGACACCATCGTCACCACGGGCGTCGGCCAGCACCAGATGTGGGCCTCCCAGTACTGGACCTACCGTGAACCGCGGACGTGGGTCTCATCGCACGGGTTAGGGACGATGGGGTACGGCCTCCCCGCCGCAATCGGTGCCCGTCTCGCCGCCGACCAGATGGGACAGGAGGACCGTTCGGTGGTCTGTTTCGACGGCGACGGCTCGTTCCTGATGACGATGCAGGAGCTGTCCGTGGCCGTCCGCGAGAACATGGACATCACCGTCGCGGTCCTCAACAACGAGTACATCGGGATGGTTCGACAGTGGCAGGACGCCTTCTACGAGGGTCGTCGAATGGCGGCCGAGTACAACTGGTGTCCCGAGTTCGACCGTCTCGCGGAGGCGTTCGGCGCGCGCGGCTGGCGCGTCGACGACTACGACCAGGTCGCCGACGCCATCGAGGAGGCCCTCGCGTACGACGGTCCGTCGGTCATCGACTTCCACGTCGACCCCGCGGAGAACGTCTACCCGATGGTCGCCTCCGGTGCGCCCAACGGACAGTTCGCCCTCTCGGAGGACCAGCTGTAA
- a CDS encoding GDP-mannose 4,6-dehydratase, giving the protein MRVLVTGGAGFIGSHITEGLLEAGHDVVVFDNLEPYYDVGIKQHNVDTCRELGGDHYTFVDGTILDEERVESLFDEYDVEFVYHQAAQAGVRASVEDPKRVHAVNTTGLLNLLEAAADHDVQRFVHASSSSVYGRDQYLPYDEEHPTNPRSPYGVTKLTAEHYCNVWTDLFDLPCVNLRYFTVYGPRMRPNMAISNFVSRCLNGDPPLIYGDGKQTRDFTYVDDIVGANLKLLDTDAADGETMNVGSTGNITITDLAQYVVDETGADVEIVYQEALEADARHTHSDVSRAKELVGYEPSTSIREGVSKFIDWYRDNREWYEPLVFDS; this is encoded by the coding sequence ATGCGTGTCCTCGTAACCGGCGGTGCCGGATTCATCGGCTCACACATCACCGAAGGCCTCCTCGAGGCGGGCCACGACGTCGTCGTCTTCGACAACCTCGAACCGTACTACGACGTCGGGATCAAGCAGCACAACGTCGACACCTGCCGCGAACTCGGCGGCGACCACTACACCTTCGTCGACGGCACCATCCTCGACGAGGAGCGCGTCGAGTCGCTCTTCGACGAGTACGACGTCGAGTTCGTCTACCACCAGGCCGCACAGGCGGGTGTCCGCGCGAGCGTCGAGGACCCCAAACGCGTCCACGCGGTCAACACTACCGGCCTCTTGAACCTTCTCGAAGCCGCCGCCGACCACGACGTCCAGCGGTTCGTCCACGCCTCGTCCTCGTCGGTCTACGGGCGCGACCAGTATCTCCCGTACGACGAGGAGCATCCGACGAACCCCCGCTCCCCCTACGGCGTCACCAAACTCACGGCGGAACACTACTGCAACGTCTGGACGGACCTCTTCGACCTCCCCTGTGTGAACCTCCGGTACTTCACCGTCTACGGGCCCCGGATGCGCCCGAACATGGCCATCTCGAACTTCGTCTCGCGCTGTCTGAACGGTGACCCGCCGCTCATCTACGGCGACGGGAAGCAGACGCGGGACTTCACCTACGTCGACGACATCGTCGGGGCGAATCTGAAACTGCTCGACACGGACGCCGCGGACGGCGAGACGATGAACGTCGGGTCGACGGGGAACATCACCATCACCGACCTCGCGCAGTACGTCGTCGACGAGACGGGCGCGGACGTCGAAATCGTCTATCAGGAGGCGCTCGAGGCCGACGCGCGGCACACCCACTCGGACGTCTCGCGTGCGAAGGAACTCGTCGGCTACGAGCCGTCGACGTCGATTCGCGAGGGCGTCTCGAAGTTCATCGACTGGTACCGCGACAACCGGGAGTGGTACGAACCGCTCGTCTTCGACTCCTGA
- a CDS encoding ribbon-helix-helix domain-containing protein: MTDYTTVSIPKELAERVEDTIEGTSFSSTSDLVRFLLRSIVIQHERTGELTEAEFEEIADQLVDLGYLE; this comes from the coding sequence GTGACCGACTACACGACGGTTTCGATTCCGAAGGAGCTCGCCGAACGTGTCGAAGACACCATCGAGGGGACGAGCTTCTCCTCGACGAGCGACCTCGTGCGCTTTCTGCTCCGGAGCATCGTCATCCAGCACGAACGGACCGGGGAGCTGACCGAGGCGGAGTTCGAGGAGATCGCCGACCAGCTCGTCGACCTGGGCTATCTCGAGTAA
- a CDS encoding DUF5789 family protein, with the protein MGVRPPQQDGSDADHIEFGIAALEPHIDERIDYPATADEIVETVGDVQVSYDASGGTVALSEILEAAPARRFESKRDLLDTLHPVFEEYRAATSNSLVGRLRGLLPF; encoded by the coding sequence ATGGGAGTCAGGCCACCACAGCAGGACGGGTCGGACGCCGACCACATCGAGTTCGGCATCGCGGCGCTCGAGCCCCACATCGACGAGCGAATCGACTACCCCGCGACAGCCGACGAAATCGTCGAGACCGTCGGCGACGTCCAGGTCTCGTACGACGCCTCCGGCGGCACGGTCGCGCTGTCGGAAATCCTCGAAGCGGCCCCTGCCCGTCGGTTCGAATCGAAGCGCGACCTGCTCGACACGCTCCACCCGGTGTTCGAGGAGTACCGTGCCGCCACGTCGAACAGCCTCGTCGGGCGACTCCGCGGTCTCCTCCCGTTCTAG
- a CDS encoding LeuA family protein, translating into METTSEIETVRVFDTTLRDGEQSPRTSFSYDEKREIATLLDAMGTHVIEAGFPVNSDAEFEAVRDIADASQTTTCGLARVVDKDVEAALDSGVDMVHVFVSTSDVQLQDSMHASREEAVERAVESVRRVKDAGVECMFSPMDATRTEKAFLFEVIEAVSGEDVDWINIPDTCGVCTPTRMANLVGEIVEVTDANIDVHAHDDFGLATANAMAGFEAGATQAQVSVNGIGERAGNAAYEEVVMSAESLYGVDTGIETRRITELSRIVEAASDIPVPQNKPVVGRNAFSHESGIHAAGVLENASTFEPGVMTPEMVGASREFVLGKHTGTHSVRKRLSDAGYEPTDAQVREITRRVKDYGAEKQRVTMTELERFADEVGVDHVDEEEEVRA; encoded by the coding sequence CTGGAAACCACATCTGAGATCGAGACGGTACGGGTTTTCGACACGACGCTCCGCGACGGTGAGCAGTCGCCACGCACTTCGTTCTCGTACGACGAGAAACGAGAGATAGCGACGCTGCTCGACGCGATGGGGACGCACGTCATCGAGGCGGGCTTCCCCGTGAACTCGGACGCCGAGTTCGAGGCAGTCAGAGACATCGCCGACGCCTCCCAGACGACGACGTGTGGCCTGGCCCGCGTCGTCGACAAGGACGTCGAGGCCGCGCTCGACTCGGGCGTTGATATGGTGCACGTCTTCGTGTCCACCAGCGACGTCCAGTTGCAAGACTCCATGCACGCCTCCCGCGAGGAGGCCGTCGAGCGCGCGGTCGAGAGCGTCCGTCGCGTCAAGGACGCCGGCGTGGAGTGTATGTTCTCGCCGATGGACGCCACCCGGACGGAGAAGGCCTTCCTCTTCGAGGTCATCGAGGCCGTCTCGGGAGAGGACGTCGACTGGATCAACATCCCCGACACCTGTGGGGTCTGCACCCCGACGCGGATGGCGAACCTGGTCGGCGAGATCGTCGAGGTCACCGACGCCAACATCGACGTGCACGCGCACGACGACTTCGGCCTCGCCACCGCGAACGCGATGGCCGGCTTCGAGGCGGGTGCCACACAGGCGCAGGTGTCCGTCAACGGCATCGGCGAGCGCGCGGGCAACGCGGCCTACGAAGAGGTCGTCATGTCCGCCGAGTCACTGTACGGCGTGGACACCGGCATCGAGACGCGGCGCATCACGGAGCTGTCGCGCATCGTCGAGGCGGCGAGCGACATCCCGGTGCCGCAGAACAAACCCGTCGTCGGGCGGAACGCCTTCTCCCACGAGAGCGGCATCCACGCCGCCGGCGTGCTGGAGAACGCGAGCACGTTCGAGCCGGGCGTGATGACCCCCGAGATGGTCGGTGCCTCCCGGGAGTTCGTCCTCGGCAAGCACACGGGCACCCACTCCGTCCGCAAGCGCCTGTCGGACGCGGGCTACGAGCCGACGGACGCGCAGGTGCGAGAGATCACCCGGCGCGTCAAGGACTACGGCGCGGAGAAGCAGCGGGTCACGATGACCGAGCTGGAGCGGTTCGCCGACGAGGTCGGCGTCGACCACGTCGACGAGGAAGAGGAGGTCCGGGCGTAG
- a CDS encoding VOC family protein, whose amino-acid sequence MLSALTQLALEVKYLDRARDFYAEYFDLDPVEATESEVVFEVGETRLVLRRPDGVPRGGLHVHYAFATGADAYETWEARLSALPTVAFDFGGSRSLYVDDPDDHCVEVGTVSEQATDGLVGVFELVLEVESLAPAVERYQTLGFEVVDRGGDRRRVRLRGPMDLELWEPQLGIADARGGVHVDARFAADDPVLAAEAVAPEATVETVDGGVRVREADGHVLTFVDESRA is encoded by the coding sequence ATGCTCTCCGCGCTCACCCAACTCGCACTCGAAGTGAAGTACCTCGACAGGGCTCGTGACTTCTACGCCGAGTACTTCGACCTCGACCCCGTCGAAGCGACCGAGAGCGAGGTCGTCTTCGAGGTCGGCGAGACGCGACTCGTGCTCCGGCGCCCCGACGGGGTTCCACGCGGCGGCCTCCACGTCCACTACGCCTTCGCGACGGGCGCGGACGCGTACGAGACCTGGGAGGCGCGGCTCTCGGCGCTCCCCACCGTCGCGTTCGACTTCGGCGGGTCGCGGTCGCTGTACGTCGACGACCCCGACGACCACTGTGTCGAGGTCGGGACCGTCTCGGAGCAGGCCACCGACGGCCTCGTGGGCGTCTTCGAACTCGTGCTCGAAGTCGAGTCGCTCGCGCCCGCAGTCGAGCGGTATCAGACGCTCGGGTTCGAGGTCGTCGACCGGGGCGGCGACCGTCGACGTGTCCGACTGCGGGGCCCGATGGACCTCGAACTGTGGGAGCCGCAGTTGGGTATCGCCGACGCGCGCGGGGGCGTCCACGTCGACGCCAGGTTCGCCGCGGACGACCCTGTTCTCGCCGCCGAGGCCGTCGCGCCGGAGGCAACGGTCGAGACGGTCGACGGCGGGGTTCGGGTCAGAGAGGCCGACGGCCACGTTCTCACCTTCGTCGACGAGTCACGGGCGTAG
- the glmU gene encoding bifunctional sugar-1-phosphate nucleotidylyltransferase/acetyltransferase, translating to MHAVILAAGEGMRLRPLTRTRPKPMVPIGNRPLLEYVLEAVADAGIEDVVLVVGYKRERIQSHFGDGNDWEVDITYAVQDKQLGTGHAVAQAEPYVDGEFIVLNGDRIIDSSLVSRIADDATPAPAVAIRRSETPSAYGVVDLDGDRVVSVDEKPRGRTPASDLINAGVYKFTPSVFDAIGRIDTVGESPITAALDHLAAEGSVRAVRYDGRWLDVSVPWDLLSVNASVLDETGGHVDDAAVIHDSATVAGPVDIDEDTHVHPNATLLAGTSLGANAEVGANAVVSNTVVLPDATVEAGAVLHDCIVGSNTVVGANGTVSGGLATVAIAGELYESARIGAVVGDNVDIGGGVTLAPGTIIGNDARVHEGTTVDGQVEDGATIRRG from the coding sequence ATGCACGCAGTTATTCTTGCGGCGGGGGAGGGGATGCGCCTCCGACCGCTCACCCGCACGAGGCCGAAACCGATGGTCCCCATCGGGAACCGGCCGCTTCTCGAGTACGTCCTCGAAGCAGTCGCCGACGCGGGCATCGAGGACGTCGTCCTCGTCGTCGGGTACAAGCGCGAACGGATCCAGAGCCACTTCGGCGACGGCAACGACTGGGAGGTCGATATCACCTACGCCGTCCAGGACAAACAGCTCGGCACGGGGCACGCTGTCGCCCAGGCCGAACCGTACGTCGACGGCGAGTTCATCGTCCTGAACGGAGACCGAATCATCGACAGCTCGCTCGTCTCACGCATCGCCGACGACGCGACGCCGGCCCCCGCAGTGGCCATCCGACGGTCGGAGACGCCGAGCGCGTACGGCGTCGTCGACCTCGACGGCGACAGGGTCGTCTCGGTCGACGAGAAACCCCGGGGTCGAACCCCGGCGAGCGACCTCATCAACGCGGGCGTCTACAAGTTCACGCCGAGCGTCTTCGACGCCATCGGCCGGATAGACACCGTCGGCGAGTCGCCCATCACGGCCGCGCTCGACCACCTCGCTGCGGAGGGGTCGGTCCGGGCCGTCCGGTACGACGGCCGCTGGCTCGACGTCTCGGTCCCGTGGGACCTCCTGTCGGTGAACGCCAGCGTCCTCGACGAGACGGGCGGCCACGTCGACGACGCCGCCGTCATCCACGACTCCGCGACCGTCGCGGGCCCCGTCGACATCGACGAGGACACCCACGTCCACCCGAACGCGACGCTCCTCGCGGGCACCAGCCTCGGCGCCAACGCCGAAGTCGGGGCCAACGCGGTCGTCTCTAACACCGTCGTCCTCCCCGACGCCACCGTCGAGGCCGGCGCGGTGTTGCACGACTGCATCGTCGGCTCCAACACCGTCGTCGGCGCGAACGGAACCGTCTCGGGCGGCCTCGCAACCGTCGCCATCGCGGGCGAACTGTACGAGTCGGCCCGCATCGGCGCCGTCGTCGGCGACAACGTCGACATCGGCGGCGGCGTCACGCTGGCACCCGGCACGATCATCGGGAACGACGCACGCGTCCACGAGGGGACGACGGTCGACGGGCAGGTCGAAGACGGCGCGACCATCAGGAGAGGGTAA
- a CDS encoding DUF5779 family protein, protein MADFDLDLRGAEEYLDTDDIEGNVILGVLDGSTPPEEWIAAVESGSVLFLAIEGDLNRLAAGFARDVRDMGGELMHFRTFLVVAPPGVRIDTERLS, encoded by the coding sequence ATGGCCGACTTCGACCTCGACCTCCGCGGCGCGGAGGAGTACCTCGACACCGACGACATCGAGGGGAACGTCATCCTCGGCGTCCTCGACGGGTCGACGCCCCCCGAGGAGTGGATCGCTGCCGTCGAGAGCGGGAGCGTCCTGTTCCTCGCCATCGAGGGGGACCTCAACCGCCTCGCCGCGGGCTTCGCGCGCGACGTCCGAGACATGGGCGGTGAACTGATGCACTTCCGCACGTTCCTCGTCGTCGCTCCCCCGGGCGTCCGCATCGACACCGAGCGTCTCTCCTGA
- the glmS gene encoding glutamine--fructose-6-phosphate transaminase (isomerizing), which produces MCGIIGYIGEERALPILQTGLENLEYRGYDSVGVALRGVDDLRLFKQAGRIKDLTLPDTDDATVGIGHTRWSTHGEPTDANAHPHTDCTGTVAVVHNGIIENYDSLREELADHAFTSETDTEVVPHLIEEYLAEGDDLPEAVDKVLERLEGTFALGIVSTDFDGIVAARQDSPLVIGHGETGAFIASDVTAFLEHTRDVTYVEDGDVAVLTDEGVEIRNDGALVERPHEHVEWEAEAAEKSGYDHYMLKEIHEQPTALRQTLSGRIDELNGEVDLDVDLPKEYLNSLEEVTFVACGTSYHAGLYAARLVESLADVRASAEIASEYEFDGGRDPWRTLVVPVTQSGETADTLSALRRAKRAGARSLAVTNTLGSTVTREADETVFIRAGPEIGVAATKTFVSQVATLALLTVSVARARGEMSTTDAIEFLGHVRQLPGAVQKVLDEEAGFKEAAAEYADGEAFFFIGRNLGYPVALEGALKLKEIAYVHAEGFAAGELKHGPLALVTPKSPVLAVLTQGSRPEATLNNVKEVESRGAPVIGCTSLDDAEKFLDVTFEMPELGDLSPLIANVCFQLFAYHVANLKGRSIDKPRNLAKSVTVE; this is translated from the coding sequence ATGTGTGGAATCATCGGCTACATCGGCGAGGAACGAGCACTGCCGATTCTTCAGACCGGCCTGGAGAATCTCGAGTACCGCGGCTACGACTCCGTGGGCGTCGCGCTCCGGGGCGTCGACGACCTCCGCCTGTTCAAGCAGGCGGGGCGCATCAAGGACCTCACGCTCCCCGACACCGACGACGCGACGGTCGGCATCGGCCACACCCGCTGGAGCACTCACGGCGAGCCGACGGACGCGAACGCCCACCCCCACACCGACTGCACGGGCACCGTCGCCGTAGTCCACAACGGTATCATCGAGAACTACGACAGCCTCCGCGAGGAACTCGCCGACCACGCGTTCACCTCGGAGACGGACACCGAGGTGGTCCCCCACCTCATCGAGGAGTACCTCGCGGAGGGGGACGACCTGCCCGAGGCGGTCGACAAGGTCCTCGAACGCCTCGAGGGAACGTTCGCGCTCGGAATCGTTAGCACCGACTTCGACGGCATCGTCGCCGCCCGGCAGGACAGCCCGCTCGTCATCGGGCACGGTGAGACGGGCGCGTTCATCGCCAGCGACGTCACCGCCTTCCTCGAACACACCCGCGACGTGACCTACGTCGAGGACGGCGACGTCGCCGTCCTCACCGACGAGGGCGTCGAGATTCGGAACGACGGCGCGCTCGTCGAGCGTCCACACGAACACGTCGAGTGGGAGGCCGAAGCCGCCGAGAAGAGCGGCTACGACCACTACATGCTCAAGGAGATCCACGAGCAGCCGACGGCGCTCCGCCAGACCCTCTCGGGACGCATCGACGAACTCAACGGCGAGGTCGACCTCGACGTCGACCTCCCGAAGGAGTACCTCAACTCCCTCGAAGAGGTGACGTTCGTGGCCTGTGGGACATCTTACCACGCAGGACTGTACGCCGCGCGCCTCGTCGAGTCGCTGGCCGACGTCCGCGCCTCCGCGGAGATCGCCAGCGAGTACGAGTTCGACGGCGGCCGCGACCCCTGGCGCACCCTCGTCGTTCCCGTCACCCAGAGCGGCGAGACCGCCGACACCCTCTCGGCACTCCGCCGGGCGAAGCGCGCCGGCGCACGGAGTCTCGCCGTGACGAACACGCTCGGCAGTACCGTGACCCGCGAGGCCGACGAGACCGTGTTCATCCGCGCCGGCCCCGAGATCGGCGTGGCGGCGACCAAGACGTTCGTCTCGCAGGTCGCGACTCTCGCCCTCCTCACGGTCTCCGTCGCCCGCGCACGCGGTGAGATGTCGACCACGGACGCCATCGAGTTCCTCGGCCACGTCCGCCAACTCCCGGGGGCCGTCCAGAAGGTCCTCGACGAGGAGGCCGGGTTCAAGGAGGCCGCGGCGGAGTACGCCGACGGCGAGGCGTTCTTCTTCATCGGCCGCAACCTCGGCTATCCGGTGGCGCTGGAGGGCGCGCTCAAACTGAAGGAGATCGCGTACGTCCACGCCGAGGGCTTCGCCGCCGGCGAGCTGAAACACGGACCGCTCGCGCTCGTCACGCCGAAGTCGCCGGTGCTCGCGGTCCTCACGCAGGGGTCGCGCCCGGAGGCGACGCTCAACAACGTGAAGGAGGTCGAATCACGCGGCGCGCCCGTCATCGGCTGTACCTCGCTCGACGACGCGGAGAAGTTCCTCGACGTCACGTTCGAGATGCCCGAACTGGGCGACCTCTCGCCGCTCATCGCGAACGTCTGTTTCCAGCTGTTCGCCTACCACGTGGCGAACCTGAAGGGACGATCAATCGACAAACCGCGGAACCTCGCGAAGAGCGTCACGGTCGAGTAA
- the aglJ gene encoding S-layer glycoprotein N-glycosyltransferase AglJ, with product MPPRDDVCVLVPTLDEAETIGDVVRDYREAGFENVLVIDGGSTDGTVDAATDAGARVVSQAGTGKGQAVREAVSEHIEAPYVLMVDGDGTYLPSDAEAMLEPLDEGYEHVIGDRFADMRAGAMTRLNRVGNRLFNRAFAYIHGTDFGDILSGYRAFSRESFERMTLTAEGFGIETEMAVECAKHRIETTVVPITYLPRPSGSNTNLSPLRDGSIILLELYRRAKTNNPLFYFGSVGFVSTAVGLGIAIWVGVEWVTRSISHEVMAVVAASGILFGVQLLMFGVLSDLIFSLHREQMQRLDRLEERRE from the coding sequence ATGCCACCGCGTGACGACGTCTGCGTCCTCGTGCCGACGCTCGACGAGGCAGAGACCATCGGAGACGTCGTCCGCGACTACCGTGAGGCGGGGTTCGAGAACGTGCTCGTAATCGACGGCGGGTCGACCGACGGAACCGTCGACGCGGCGACCGACGCGGGTGCGCGAGTCGTCTCACAGGCGGGGACCGGCAAGGGGCAGGCCGTCCGTGAAGCCGTCTCGGAGCACATCGAGGCACCGTACGTCCTGATGGTGGACGGGGACGGGACGTATCTGCCGTCGGACGCCGAGGCGATGCTCGAACCGCTCGACGAGGGGTACGAACACGTCATCGGAGACCGCTTCGCCGACATGCGTGCGGGGGCGATGACGCGGCTCAATCGGGTCGGAAACCGACTGTTCAACCGGGCCTTCGCGTACATCCACGGGACCGACTTCGGCGACATCCTCTCGGGCTACCGGGCGTTCTCTCGGGAGTCGTTCGAGCGGATGACGCTCACCGCGGAGGGGTTCGGTATCGAGACGGAGATGGCGGTCGAGTGTGCGAAACACCGCATCGAGACCACCGTCGTTCCCATCACCTACCTCCCGCGGCCGTCGGGGTCGAACACGAACCTCAGCCCGCTGCGCGACGGGAGCATCATCCTCCTCGAACTGTACCGCCGCGCGAAGACGAACAACCCGCTGTTTTACTTCGGGAGCGTCGGCTTCGTCTCGACGGCGGTCGGCCTCGGCATCGCCATCTGGGTCGGTGTCGAGTGGGTCACCCGCAGTATCTCACACGAGGTCATGGCGGTCGTCGCGGCGTCGGGCATCCTCTTCGGCGTTCAACTGCTGATGTTCGGCGTCCTCTCGGACCTCATCTTCTCGCTCCACAGAGAGCAGATGCAACGGCTCGACCGCCTCGAAGAGCGACGCGAGTGA
- a CDS encoding DegT/DnrJ/EryC1/StrS family aminotransferase codes for MSDRYVSVAEPILGPEEHENVEAVLESGRFLQGPYVEEFEQKWADLVGVDHAIAVSNGTTAIQLSLKALGLRPGDEVVVPSLTFGSTATAIVHQAGVPVFADIDRELYTLDHTDVERCLSDRTAAVMPVHLYGHPAEMDEICAFADEHDLAVIEDAAQAHGARYRGDVVGSIGDVGCFSFYATKNITTGEGGVVTTDDDDLAAEIRLLRSHGMANRDEHVTLGYNYRMSDLNGAIGSAQVDRLAGFNQRRREISERLFEELSDLDWLRPAVVRDYVDHAYFWAPFEIDTDAIGMSGKEVWRELKERGVETRHRYVDPLYDQPVFAEHRGFNSDFPWSANEHAHDYDLSLPNVEAVAGNTIGLPNHPGLDDEDVDYVVETVQAFGDEVR; via the coding sequence ATGAGCGACCGATACGTCAGCGTGGCCGAGCCGATTCTCGGGCCCGAAGAACACGAGAACGTCGAGGCGGTCCTGGAGAGCGGCCGGTTCCTCCAGGGACCGTACGTCGAGGAGTTCGAGCAGAAGTGGGCCGACCTGGTCGGTGTCGACCACGCCATCGCCGTGAGCAACGGCACCACCGCCATCCAGCTCTCGCTGAAGGCGCTCGGTCTCCGGCCCGGTGACGAGGTCGTCGTCCCCAGCCTGACGTTCGGGTCGACGGCGACCGCCATCGTCCACCAGGCGGGTGTCCCCGTCTTCGCCGACATCGACCGCGAGCTCTACACCCTCGACCACACCGACGTCGAGCGCTGTCTGAGCGACCGGACCGCGGCCGTCATGCCGGTCCACCTCTACGGCCATCCGGCGGAGATGGACGAGATCTGCGCCTTCGCCGACGAGCACGACCTCGCGGTCATCGAGGACGCCGCACAGGCGCACGGCGCGCGGTACAGAGGTGACGTGGTCGGGAGCATCGGCGACGTGGGCTGTTTCTCCTTCTACGCGACGAAGAACATCACCACGGGTGAGGGCGGCGTCGTCACCACCGACGACGACGACCTCGCCGCCGAGATTCGTCTCCTCCGGAGCCACGGGATGGCGAACCGTGACGAGCACGTCACCCTCGGCTACAACTATCGAATGAGCGACCTCAACGGAGCCATCGGCTCCGCGCAGGTCGACCGTCTCGCCGGGTTCAATCAGCGTCGCCGAGAGATCTCCGAGCGACTCTTCGAGGAACTGTCTGACCTCGACTGGCTCCGCCCGGCAGTCGTTCGCGACTACGTCGACCACGCGTACTTCTGGGCGCCGTTCGAGATCGATACCGACGCCATCGGGATGAGCGGCAAGGAGGTGTGGCGCGAACTCAAAGAGCGGGGCGTCGAGACGCGTCACCGCTACGTCGACCCGCTGTACGACCAGCCGGTGTTCGCCGAACACCGCGGGTTCAACAGCGACTTCCCGTGGAGTGCGAACGAACACGCCCACGACTACGACCTCTCGCTCCCGAACGTCGAGGCCGTCGCGGGCAACACCATCGGCCTCCCGAACCATCCGGGCCTCGACGACGAGGACGTCGACTACGTCGTCGAGACGGTACAGGCGTTCGGTGACGAGGTGCGGTGA